CGCCTGCCGTACCCTCCCGAAGCCTATACCCGCGGCGGCGACTTTGCCCGCCTGCTGGGCAAGCGCATCCTGATCCTGGACGGCGCCATGGGCACCATGATCCAGCGCTACAAGCTGGGCGAAGCGGACTTTCGCGGCGAGCGCTTTGCCGAGCACGGCAAGGACGTGAAGGGCAACAACGAGCTGCTGTCGCTGGTGCGGCCCGACGTCATCTCGGAGATCCACCGCCAGTACCTGGACGCGGGCGCCGACGTCATCGAGACCAACACCTTCGGCGCCACCACGATCGCCCAGGGCGACTACGACCTGCCTGAACTGGCCTACGAGCTGAACCTGGTGTCGGCGCAACTGGCGCGCGAGGCCTGTGATGCCTACAGCACGCCAGACAAGCCGCGCTTCGTGGCGGGCGCGCTGGGCCCGCAGCCCAAGACGGCTTCCATTTCGCCGGACGTGAACGACCCGGGCGCGCGCAACGTCACGTTCGACGAGCTGCGCGTCGCTTACATCGAGCAGCTCAACGGCCTCTTGGATGGCGGCATCGACATCGTCCTGATCGAAACCATCTTCGACACGCTGAACGCCAAGGCGGCTATCTTCGCCACCGAAGAAGTGTTCGAGGAACGCGGCATCCGCCTGCCGGTGATGATCTCCGGCACGGTGACCGACGCGTCCGGCCGCATCCTGTCCGGCCAGACGGTCGAGGCCTTCTGGAACTCGGTGCGCCACGCGCGTCCCGTCACCGTCGGCCTGAACTGCGCGCTGGGCGCCGCGCTGATGCGCCCCTACGTGGCCGAGCTGTCCAAGATCTGCGACACCTACGTCTGCGTGTACCCCAACGCCGGCCTGCCCAACCCCATGGCCGAGACCGGCTTTGACGAGACGCCGGCCGACACCTCGGCCCTGCTCGAGGAATTTGCGCGTGCGGGTCTGGTGAACATGTCGGGCGGCTGCTGCGGCACCACGCCGGACCACATCCGCGCGATTGCCGAGAAAGTCACGGTGCTGACGCCGCGCGTCGTGCCCGAAATTGCCGTCAAGACCCGCCTGTCGGGCCTGGAGCCCCTGAACATCGACGAGGACACGCTGTTCGTCAACGTGGGCGAACGCACCAACGTGACGGGCAGCAAGATGTTTGCCCGCCTGATCCGCGAAGAGAAATACGACGAGGCGCTGGCGGTGGCCCGTCAGCAGGTCGAGAACGGCGCGCAGATCATCGACATCAACATGGACGAGGCCATGCTGGATTCGGTGGCGTGCATGCACCGCTTCCTGAACCTGATCGCGTCCGAGCCCGACATCGCGCGCGTGCCGGTCATGATCGACAGCTCGAAGTGGGAAGTCATCGAGACCGGCCTGAAGTGCGTGCAGGGCAAGGCCGTCGTGAACTCGATCTCCATGAAGGAAGGGCTGGAGCCGTTCCGCCACCATGCCCGCCTGTGCCGCCGCTACGGCGCCGCGGTCGTGGTGATGGCGTTCGACGAGCTGGGCCAGGCCGACACGCTGGAGCGCCGCAAGGAAATCTGCGGCCGCGCCTACAAGATCCTGGTCGAGGAAGAGGGCTTCCCGCCGGAAGACATCATCTTCGACCCGAACGTCTTCGCGGTCGCCACCGGCATCGACGAGCACAACCACTACGCCGTGGACTTCATCGAAGGCACGCGCTGGATCCGCGAGAACCTGCCGCACGCGCGCATCTCGGGCGGCGTGTCCAACGTCAGCTTCTCGTTCCGCGGCAACGAGCCGATGCGCGAGGCCATCCACACCGTGTTCCTGTATTACGCGGTCAAGGAAGGCATGACGATGGGCATCGTCAACGCCGGCCAGCTGGGCGTGTATGCCGACCTGGACGCCACGCTGCGCGATCTGGTGGAAGACGTGGTGCTGGACCGCCCCGAGCCCGTCGGCAAGACGGATCCTGCCGACGAGCGCACGCCCACCGAACGCCTGGTGCAGTTTGCCGACACCGTAAAGGGCAGCGGCGCCAAGAAGGAAGAAGACCTGGCCTGGCGCCAGGCCGAAGTCGAGCAGCGCCTGTCGCACGCGCTGGTGCACGGCATCACGGCCTTCATCGTGGAAGACACCGAAGAGGTGCGCCAGAAGATCGAAGCGCGCGGCGGCCGGCCCATCGAAGTGATCGAAGGCCCGCTGATGGACGGCATGAACGTCGTCGGCGACCTGTTCGGCGAAGGCAAGATGTTCCTGCCGCAGGTGGTGAAATCCGCCCGCGTCATGAAGCAGGCCGTGGCGCACCTGATTCCGTTCATCGAGGAAGAAAAGCGCCAGATCGCGGCCGCGGGCGGCGACGTGCGCGCCAAGGGCAAGATCGTCATCGCCACCGTGAAGGGCGACGTGCACGACATCGGCAAGAACATCGTGTCGGTGGTCCTGCAGTGCAACAACTTCGAAGTCGTGAACATGGGCGTGATGGTGCCCTGCGCGCAGATTCTGGAAAAGGCCAAGGAAGAGAACGCCGACATCGTCGGCCTGTCCGGCCTGATCACGCCCAGCCTGGAAGAGATGGCGTACGTGGCGTCGGAAATGCAGCGCGACGAGTATTTCCGCAGCCGCAAGGTGCCGCTGATGATCGGCGGCGCCACCACCAGCCGCGTGCAC
The DNA window shown above is from Achromobacter spanius and carries:
- the metH gene encoding methionine synthase, translating into MSYPRLPYPPEAYTRGGDFARLLGKRILILDGAMGTMIQRYKLGEADFRGERFAEHGKDVKGNNELLSLVRPDVISEIHRQYLDAGADVIETNTFGATTIAQGDYDLPELAYELNLVSAQLAREACDAYSTPDKPRFVAGALGPQPKTASISPDVNDPGARNVTFDELRVAYIEQLNGLLDGGIDIVLIETIFDTLNAKAAIFATEEVFEERGIRLPVMISGTVTDASGRILSGQTVEAFWNSVRHARPVTVGLNCALGAALMRPYVAELSKICDTYVCVYPNAGLPNPMAETGFDETPADTSALLEEFARAGLVNMSGGCCGTTPDHIRAIAEKVTVLTPRVVPEIAVKTRLSGLEPLNIDEDTLFVNVGERTNVTGSKMFARLIREEKYDEALAVARQQVENGAQIIDINMDEAMLDSVACMHRFLNLIASEPDIARVPVMIDSSKWEVIETGLKCVQGKAVVNSISMKEGLEPFRHHARLCRRYGAAVVVMAFDELGQADTLERRKEICGRAYKILVEEEGFPPEDIIFDPNVFAVATGIDEHNHYAVDFIEGTRWIRENLPHARISGGVSNVSFSFRGNEPMREAIHTVFLYYAVKEGMTMGIVNAGQLGVYADLDATLRDLVEDVVLDRPEPVGKTDPADERTPTERLVQFADTVKGSGAKKEEDLAWRQAEVEQRLSHALVHGITAFIVEDTEEVRQKIEARGGRPIEVIEGPLMDGMNVVGDLFGEGKMFLPQVVKSARVMKQAVAHLIPFIEEEKRQIAAAGGDVRAKGKIVIATVKGDVHDIGKNIVSVVLQCNNFEVVNMGVMVPCAQILEKAKEENADIVGLSGLITPSLEEMAYVASEMQRDEYFRSRKVPLMIGGATTSRVHTAVKIAPNYEGPVIYVPDASRSVGVATNLMSDQSEAYLTELAEEYEDVRRRHANRKATPILPLAEARASRPAIDWDNYTPPRPKFIGRRTFKSYDLAEIAKYVDWGPFFQTWSLFGPYPAILQDKVVGEQARKVFADGQAMMKRIVEGRWLTANGVVGFYPANTVNDEDIEVYKDETRSEVLFTYRNLRQQGAKREGVSNKSLSDFIAPKSSGKLDYVGMFAVTAGLGIEKKEAEFEKALDDYSSIMLKSLADRLAEAFAECLHARVRQDLWGYAPDEALSNEDMIAEKYVGIRPAPGYPACPEHVVKTDMFRVLDGEDIGMMLTDSYAMYPASSVSGFYFSHPQSQYFNVGVIGQDQLEDYARRSGRSLEDLKRTLAPNLG